A genomic region of Lachnoclostridium edouardi contains the following coding sequences:
- a CDS encoding rhomboid family intramembrane serine protease — MNTKLKIKFNAPVVLGFVFLCFGATLLGYITTGKTNQLLFMTYHSSLMSPMTYLRFFTHIFGHADWEHLIGNMCYILLLGPLLEEKYSSGILLEAIGVTALITGIINYIFFPQIALCGASGVVFAFMILSSFTSFKRGEIPLTFILVVIFFMGQQVIEGVTVKDDISNMAHIVGGIVGGLIGYCLNKKPGSAVI, encoded by the coding sequence ATGAATACAAAATTAAAAATTAAATTCAATGCGCCAGTTGTATTAGGCTTTGTATTTCTTTGCTTTGGCGCAACTTTGCTGGGGTATATTACTACAGGGAAAACAAATCAGCTGCTGTTTATGACCTACCACTCGTCCTTAATGTCTCCTATGACATATCTGCGTTTTTTTACCCATATATTTGGTCATGCTGACTGGGAGCATTTGATTGGAAATATGTGTTATATTTTACTCCTTGGACCTTTGCTGGAGGAAAAATATTCGTCCGGGATTTTGCTGGAGGCTATTGGTGTGACAGCTTTAATTACAGGAATTATTAACTACATATTTTTCCCGCAGATTGCTCTTTGCGGCGCCAGCGGCGTTGTGTTTGCATTTATGATCTTGTCGTCCTTTACAAGCTTTAAAAGGGGAGAAATACCTCTTACATTTATTTTAGTAGTAATATTTTTTATGGGGCAGCAGGTGATAGAGGGGGTTACAGTTAAAGACGATATTTCCAATATGGCCCACATTGTAGGCGGAATTGTGGGAGGGCTGATTGGATATTGTTTAAATAAGAAGCCAGGTTCTGCGGTGATATAA
- a CDS encoding patatin-like phospholipase family protein: MNYGLALAGGGARGAAHAGVLRALEEQGLLPDIVAGTSAGSIIAGCLAAGLTPGKLGEEVEYLSEYGNMYLDPDYWGMLRFIPQMLERRPVCLKGFLKGNKMNQYLCSLTNGCRIQEAKVGILIPAVDLFSGRTVVYTNLDIEEEKIRKSSLPKEVSGDMVCWEKNGRLCDIMMASSSVPGIFRPRNMGGYLLVDGGVTHNLPVNLLAAAGVKNIIGVDIGNETEMAENGSILDVVTRSFSIRGESLEKCHSQDDILTLRPRLPKNAGLLEFSAMLESMEAGYQYTLKKIPAIRKAVLK, encoded by the coding sequence ATGAATTATGGATTGGCGCTGGCGGGAGGCGGTGCAAGAGGAGCGGCCCACGCAGGGGTGCTGCGTGCCTTGGAGGAGCAGGGGCTTTTGCCGGATATTGTGGCGGGCACCAGCGCCGGCAGTATAATTGCAGGCTGCTTGGCAGCAGGGCTGACTCCGGGGAAGCTGGGCGAGGAGGTAGAATATTTATCAGAGTATGGCAATATGTATTTAGATCCTGATTATTGGGGGATGCTTAGGTTTATTCCTCAGATGCTGGAAAGGCGGCCAGTATGTTTAAAAGGCTTTTTAAAGGGGAATAAAATGAACCAGTACCTTTGCAGTCTTACAAATGGCTGTAGAATTCAGGAAGCTAAAGTGGGGATTCTGATTCCGGCTGTAGATTTATTTTCCGGCAGAACAGTGGTATATACTAATTTAGATATAGAGGAAGAAAAAATAAGGAAGTCCTCTCTCCCTAAGGAGGTGTCGGGAGATATGGTATGTTGGGAGAAAAATGGCAGGCTGTGCGACATTATGATGGCCAGCAGCAGTGTTCCAGGAATATTCCGCCCCAGAAATATGGGAGGATATTTGCTGGTGGACGGAGGAGTAACCCACAATCTGCCGGTAAATCTTTTGGCTGCGGCGGGAGTGAAAAATATTATAGGGGTAGATATTGGAAATGAAACAGAAATGGCTGAAAACGGCTCAATTCTGGATGTAGTTACCAGATCATTTTCCATAAGAGGGGAAAGTCTGGAAAAGTGCCATTCTCAGGACGATATTTTAACTCTCAGACCCAGACTGCCTAAAAATGCCGGTTTATTAGAATTTTCTGCTATGTTAGAATCTATGGAAGCAGGATACCAATATACATTGAAAAAGATCCCGGCCATCAGAAAAGCTGTTTTGAAGTAA
- a CDS encoding DUF362 domain-containing protein, giving the protein MEKSKVYFTDFRTVAFGDGLPTKLKKLIKKAGIQQIDMDGKFVAIKLHFGELGNISYLRPNYAKAVADVVKELGGRPFLTDCNTMYPGSRKNALEHLECAWENGFTPLTVGCPIIIGDGLKGTDDIAVPVQGGEYVKEAKIGRAVMDADVFISLTHFKGHEMTGFGGAIKNIGMGCGSRAGKTEQHSDGKPSISPEACKGCRKCAKECANNGLIFNPETKKMSVDQNSCVGCGRCLGACNFDAINFDNYNANEVLNCKMAEYTKAVLDGRPSFHISLVVDVSPNCDCHGENDAPILPNLGMFASFDPLALDQACVDACLAATPLPHSQLSDNLASPGFVDHHDHFTNSTPESEWRSCLNHAEKIGLGSRAYDLIVIK; this is encoded by the coding sequence ATGGAAAAATCAAAGGTTTATTTTACGGATTTCCGCACTGTCGCTTTTGGAGATGGACTTCCCACAAAGCTGAAAAAGCTGATTAAAAAGGCTGGCATCCAGCAGATAGATATGGATGGAAAATTTGTAGCTATTAAGCTACACTTTGGAGAATTAGGCAACATCAGCTATCTCCGCCCTAATTATGCCAAGGCTGTGGCGGACGTAGTAAAGGAATTAGGCGGACGTCCATTTTTAACAGACTGCAACACTATGTATCCCGGAAGCCGCAAAAATGCCTTAGAGCATCTGGAATGCGCATGGGAAAACGGCTTCACCCCTCTTACAGTAGGATGTCCAATTATAATTGGAGACGGCTTAAAAGGCACAGATGATATTGCCGTCCCAGTACAAGGCGGGGAATATGTAAAAGAAGCTAAAATTGGCCGGGCTGTTATGGACGCCGACGTTTTCATCAGCCTGACTCACTTTAAAGGCCATGAGATGACCGGTTTTGGCGGAGCCATTAAAAATATAGGTATGGGCTGCGGCTCCAGAGCGGGAAAAACAGAGCAGCACAGCGACGGTAAGCCCAGTATTTCACCTGAGGCCTGTAAAGGCTGCCGCAAATGCGCAAAAGAATGTGCCAATAACGGTTTGATTTTCAACCCTGAAACGAAAAAAATGTCTGTAGATCAAAATTCCTGCGTAGGCTGCGGCCGCTGTCTGGGAGCCTGCAATTTTGATGCTATTAATTTTGACAATTACAATGCCAATGAAGTGCTTAACTGCAAAATGGCAGAGTACACAAAGGCTGTTCTGGATGGACGTCCCAGCTTCCACATTTCTCTTGTGGTGGACGTTTCCCCTAACTGCGACTGCCACGGAGAAAACGACGCGCCTATTCTGCCAAACCTGGGAATGTTTGCTTCCTTTGATCCTTTGGCTTTAGATCAGGCTTGTGTGGACGCCTGTCTTGCAGCTACTCCTCTTCCTCACAGCCAGCTGTCTGACAATCTGGCCAGCCCTGGTTTTGTAGATCACCACGATCATTTTACAAACTCAACGCCTGAGTCTGAATGGCGCTCCTGCTTAAATCACGCAGAGAAAATCGGTTTAGGCTCCCGGGCATACGATTTAATTGTTATAAAATAA
- a CDS encoding SAM-dependent methyltransferase has translation MLGTMEEKAMVKFLGKFKDSPFIVKFNGREYTVGQGQPDFTVYVRRPIPVSQLMTSTSLALGEAYMDGNLEVEGDLYYALDRFLSQMDKFSTDRRSLVKLLNTSLSKKNQEKEVTSHYDIGNDFYKLWLDKTMSYSCAYFQKEEDTLYQAQVNKVDYILKKLYLKEGMNILDIGCGWGFLLLEAAKKYKVKGLGITLSKEQHREFEKRIKEEGLEDYLQVELMDYRDLPKSGKSFDRVVSVGMLEHVGRENYHLFADCASQVLKDGGLFLLHFISGLKEYSGDPWIKKYIFPGGMIPSLREMVSCLADDSFHVLDVEDLRLHYNKTLLCWEKNFKENREEISKMFDHRFMRMWELYLASCAAAFHNGIVDIHQILASKGVNNQLPLVRWY, from the coding sequence ATGCTGGGAACAATGGAAGAAAAGGCAATGGTCAAGTTTCTGGGAAAGTTTAAGGATTCCCCGTTTATTGTAAAATTTAATGGAAGAGAATATACAGTGGGTCAGGGACAGCCTGACTTTACAGTATATGTGAGAAGGCCTATTCCGGTCTCTCAGTTAATGACCAGTACTTCCCTTGCTTTAGGGGAGGCATACATGGATGGAAATTTAGAGGTAGAAGGGGATTTATACTATGCTTTAGACAGGTTTTTAAGTCAGATGGATAAATTCTCCACAGACCGCCGCTCATTGGTAAAGCTTTTAAATACCTCTCTGTCTAAAAAGAACCAGGAAAAAGAGGTAACAAGCCACTATGATATTGGAAATGATTTTTATAAGCTGTGGCTGGACAAAACTATGAGCTATTCCTGCGCTTACTTTCAGAAGGAAGAGGACACTCTTTACCAGGCTCAGGTAAATAAGGTGGACTATATTTTAAAAAAGCTTTATTTAAAAGAAGGAATGAATATATTAGATATTGGATGCGGCTGGGGATTTTTACTTTTAGAGGCAGCTAAGAAATATAAGGTAAAGGGTCTTGGAATCACCCTCAGCAAGGAGCAGCACAGAGAATTTGAAAAGCGAATCAAAGAGGAGGGCTTAGAGGATTATCTGCAGGTAGAGCTTATGGATTACAGGGATTTGCCTAAATCAGGAAAAAGCTTTGACAGGGTGGTCAGCGTAGGAATGTTAGAACATGTGGGAAGAGAAAACTATCATTTATTTGCAGACTGCGCCAGTCAGGTATTAAAAGACGGAGGATTATTTCTGCTTCATTTTATCAGCGGTTTAAAGGAATACTCAGGGGACCCGTGGATAAAAAAATACATTTTTCCAGGGGGAATGATTCCCAGTCTCAGGGAAATGGTATCCTGCTTAGCTGACGACAGCTTTCATGTGTTGGATGTGGAGGATCTAAGACTACATTATAATAAAACACTTCTTTGCTGGGAGAAAAATTTTAAAGAAAACAGGGAAGAAATCAGCAAAATGTTCGATCACAGATTTATGAGAATGTGGGAGCTGTATTTGGCCTCCTGCGCAGCTGCATTTCACAACGGAATTGTGGATATACATCAGATTCTGGCCTCAAAAGGTGTAAATAATCAGCTGCCCTTAGTCAGATGGTATTAA
- a CDS encoding MATE family efflux transporter, with the protein MGKVKQESSRYDLLVNQPVEKVIVQMAIPTIISMMISSIYNMADTYFVSQLGTSASGAVGIIFSAMAIIQAISFTIGMGSGNFMARCLGAGQQEKGEQIASTAFFTGLITGTIIGGICLFHVEDIVMLLGSTETIKPYAVEYARYIFLATPFMMCSFIMNNLLRLQGLAIYAMVGITLGGVLNMILDPIFIFGLGMGTSGAAIATGLSQLISFTVLLCQCNLRKECISIRLRNFKPSLSLYGQVINGGMPSLGRQGMASLATIVLNTTARPYGDAAIAAMAIVNRFIYMINSAVIGFGQGFQPVCGFSFGAKKYDRVKKAFWFCVKSSTAVLLVISVVLFLFSGNIIGLFRKDDIEVINIGTTALRLQILTMPLNGYLTMGNMFSQSIGYGVRATILSLSRQGLFLIPILVIGEHFFGLIGIQMAQPLADICTFIISTLIILGILKEFTKREEQAWAQ; encoded by the coding sequence ATGGGAAAAGTAAAGCAGGAAAGCAGCCGATATGATCTGTTGGTAAACCAGCCGGTAGAAAAGGTTATTGTACAGATGGCAATTCCTACTATTATCAGTATGATGATCAGTTCTATATACAATATGGCTGATACATATTTTGTAAGCCAGCTGGGAACCAGCGCTTCTGGGGCAGTAGGAATTATTTTTTCCGCCATGGCTATTATTCAGGCCATTTCTTTTACAATAGGAATGGGAAGCGGAAATTTTATGGCCAGGTGTCTGGGAGCAGGACAGCAGGAAAAGGGAGAGCAGATTGCATCTACAGCATTTTTTACAGGTTTAATTACAGGAACCATAATTGGAGGAATCTGCTTATTCCATGTGGAAGATATTGTTATGCTGCTGGGGTCTACAGAAACAATTAAGCCTTATGCAGTGGAGTACGCCAGGTATATATTTTTAGCCACGCCGTTTATGATGTGCTCCTTTATTATGAATAATCTTTTAAGACTTCAGGGCTTGGCTATTTACGCTATGGTGGGAATTACCCTGGGCGGCGTGTTAAATATGATACTGGACCCGATTTTTATTTTTGGGTTGGGTATGGGAACATCAGGGGCGGCCATTGCCACAGGCCTTTCTCAGCTGATTAGCTTTACAGTACTTTTGTGTCAGTGTAATTTAAGAAAAGAATGTATTTCCATCAGACTGAGAAACTTTAAACCGTCCCTTTCTTTGTACGGTCAGGTAATTAACGGAGGAATGCCTTCCTTAGGAAGACAGGGGATGGCCTCTCTTGCTACTATTGTGTTAAATACCACCGCTCGCCCTTACGGGGACGCGGCCATTGCGGCTATGGCTATTGTAAACAGATTTATTTATATGATTAATTCTGCGGTAATTGGATTTGGCCAGGGCTTTCAGCCTGTATGCGGATTTTCCTTTGGCGCTAAGAAATATGATAGAGTAAAAAAGGCTTTTTGGTTCTGCGTAAAATCCAGCACAGCTGTCCTTTTAGTAATCAGCGTAGTTTTGTTCCTGTTTTCAGGAAATATTATCGGTTTGTTCCGAAAAGACGATATAGAAGTAATTAATATCGGCACTACAGCTCTCAGGCTTCAGATTCTCACCATGCCTTTAAACGGGTATTTGACTATGGGAAATATGTTCTCCCAGTCTATTGGATATGGAGTCAGGGCCACCATTTTATCTTTATCCAGACAAGGCTTATTTTTAATTCCTATTTTGGTTATTGGGGAACACTTCTTTGGGCTTATAGGGATTCAGATGGCTCAGCCTTTAGCCGATATCTGCACCTTTATTATTTCAACCTTAATTATTTTAGGAATTCTGAAAGAATTTACTAAGCGGGAAGAGCAGGCCTGGGCGCAGTAG
- a CDS encoding LysR family transcriptional regulator yields MDFKQLSYIVKVAECQNITKAAKELFISQPSLSQFLSKTEEELGVKLFDRSTNPLTLTYSGKKCVEAAKQILDINNNLKKELEDIAGCQKGQIVVGIPRERGGYMLPPVLKEFKKQYPEVEIQTAEYNTDLLLEQLSQGRLDVIFIPERNLDSELAYEEIYEEELVLVTGDGVIDRSWCLDGYANVIDWEKIKTMPFAVLKKGHGGRRKCEEIFSSHNIEPVIAFETNSNSTALRMAAEGIVITMVPEMTVRLFQGAQRFNTYSLDKTPVTWKVVAVYRKAAYQNLAQKEFIKIARNIFQGRKDY; encoded by the coding sequence ATGGATTTTAAACAGTTGTCTTATATAGTAAAGGTGGCGGAGTGCCAGAATATTACGAAAGCCGCAAAGGAGTTATTTATTTCCCAGCCCTCATTAAGCCAGTTTTTGTCTAAAACAGAGGAAGAGCTGGGGGTGAAGCTGTTTGACAGAAGTACTAACCCTTTAACTTTAACATACAGCGGAAAAAAATGTGTGGAGGCTGCAAAACAAATTCTGGATATAAATAATAATCTGAAAAAGGAGCTGGAGGATATTGCAGGCTGCCAGAAAGGTCAGATTGTAGTTGGCATTCCCAGGGAGAGAGGCGGATATATGCTGCCGCCTGTGCTGAAGGAATTTAAAAAGCAGTATCCGGAGGTGGAGATTCAAACAGCAGAGTATAACACGGACCTTTTGCTGGAACAGCTAAGCCAGGGACGTTTAGACGTGATTTTTATTCCAGAAAGAAACTTAGACTCAGAGCTTGCATATGAAGAGATTTATGAGGAGGAGCTGGTTTTAGTCACAGGGGACGGAGTGATTGACAGAAGCTGGTGCCTGGACGGGTACGCCAATGTAATTGACTGGGAAAAAATTAAAACCATGCCTTTTGCAGTGCTGAAAAAGGGGCATGGCGGCAGAAGAAAATGTGAAGAAATTTTTTCCAGCCATAATATAGAGCCTGTGATTGCATTTGAGACAAACAGCAATTCCACAGCTTTGCGCATGGCTGCCGAGGGAATTGTGATTACTATGGTTCCGGAGATGACAGTGCGCCTGTTTCAGGGAGCTCAAAGGTTTAATACATATTCTTTGGATAAAACACCTGTTACATGGAAGGTGGTGGCAGTTTACAGAAAAGCCGCTTATCAGAATCTGGCTCAGAAAGAATTTATAAAAATAGCAAGAAACATTTTTCAGGGAAGAAAAGATTATTGA
- a CDS encoding ABC transporter substrate-binding protein: MKCNIKWKAAAAAVIFTLSITGCGKTQTSELQQEENKDSVIVVMGPTSEPEAGFDPAYGWGAGEHVHEPLIQSTLTVTTADLKIDYDLATDMTVSDDGLIWTVDIRNDGKFTDGEPVTAEDVAFTYNTLRDVSSVNDFTMLKEAVAIDGDTVEFHMNRPYSIWPYTMAIVGIVPEHAYGPDYGQNPVGSGRYILKQWDKGQQIILEANPDYYGEPVKMKKVTILFMEEDAAFAAVMAGQADLAYTAASYSDQQAEGYELLSFATVDNRGFNLPAVPSGETDENGVPLGNDFTCDVQVRRAINLGIDREEMIENVLYGYGTAAYSVCDKMPWYNEKAKIDCDKEAARQLLDSAGWIEGADGIREKDGIRAEFSLLYPAGDSVRQALAADTANQLKELGIEVKTEGADWETAYDKAQSQPLMWGWGAHTPMELYNIYHTMSGKKYAQYSPYSNPQTDQYMDQALACSDLEESYELWKKAQWDGETGIVQDGDIPWIWLVNIDHLYWSKKGLHVAEQKLHPHGHGWSIVNNVDQWTWE; the protein is encoded by the coding sequence ATGAAATGTAATATAAAATGGAAAGCTGCGGCAGCTGCAGTTATTTTTACACTTAGCATAACCGGATGTGGAAAAACACAGACTTCAGAATTACAGCAGGAAGAAAATAAAGATTCTGTTATTGTGGTAATGGGTCCTACCTCTGAGCCGGAGGCAGGATTTGACCCGGCCTACGGCTGGGGAGCAGGAGAACATGTCCATGAGCCTTTAATTCAAAGTACTCTGACAGTGACTACAGCTGATTTAAAAATAGATTACGACCTGGCCACCGACATGACGGTCAGCGACGACGGCTTAATTTGGACTGTAGACATTAGAAACGATGGAAAATTCACTGACGGGGAACCGGTGACAGCAGAGGATGTGGCCTTTACATACAACACATTAAGAGACGTAAGCTCTGTAAATGATTTTACTATGTTAAAGGAGGCCGTGGCTATAGACGGGGACACAGTGGAATTTCATATGAACAGACCGTACTCCATTTGGCCATACACAATGGCTATTGTAGGGATTGTGCCGGAGCACGCCTACGGGCCTGATTATGGGCAGAATCCTGTAGGCTCGGGAAGATACATATTAAAACAGTGGGATAAAGGGCAGCAGATAATTTTGGAGGCCAACCCAGATTACTACGGAGAGCCTGTTAAAATGAAAAAAGTGACCATTTTATTTATGGAGGAGGACGCAGCATTTGCGGCCGTAATGGCAGGCCAGGCAGACCTGGCTTATACAGCTGCCTCCTATTCCGACCAGCAGGCAGAAGGATACGAGCTGCTTTCCTTTGCCACTGTAGACAACAGAGGATTTAACCTGCCTGCTGTTCCTTCAGGGGAAACAGATGAAAACGGAGTGCCTTTAGGCAATGATTTTACATGTGACGTGCAGGTAAGACGGGCTATTAACTTAGGTATTGACAGAGAAGAAATGATTGAAAATGTTCTGTACGGCTATGGAACTGCGGCTTACAGCGTGTGCGACAAAATGCCCTGGTACAATGAAAAAGCAAAAATAGATTGTGACAAGGAGGCGGCCAGACAGCTCCTTGATTCTGCCGGCTGGATAGAAGGCGCTGACGGGATCAGGGAAAAAGACGGCATAAGGGCAGAATTTTCTCTTTTATATCCTGCAGGTGATTCTGTGCGCCAGGCTTTGGCGGCAGACACGGCCAACCAGTTAAAGGAGCTGGGAATTGAGGTAAAGACAGAGGGGGCGGACTGGGAGACTGCCTATGACAAGGCCCAGTCACAGCCTTTAATGTGGGGCTGGGGAGCCCACACTCCTATGGAGCTTTACAATATTTATCACACAATGTCAGGAAAAAAATATGCCCAGTATTCTCCATACAGCAATCCTCAGACAGATCAGTACATGGATCAGGCCTTGGCCTGCAGCGATTTAGAGGAATCTTATGAGCTGTGGAAAAAAGCCCAGTGGGACGGAGAAACAGGTATTGTGCAGGACGGGGACATTCCCTGGATATGGCTGGTAAATATAGATCACCTTTACTGGTCTAAAAAAGGCCTCCATGTAGCAGAACAAAAGCTTCACCCTCACGGCCACGGCTGGTCTATTGTAAACAATGTGGATCAATGGACCTGGGAATAA
- a CDS encoding ABC transporter permease — MKQLFNKETGIFVGKQLLRMTVLLVLVSGAAFFLLAVSPIDPLKTNVGQTALGSMSQEQIHRLEEYWGVNTPAIKRFFSWLLGAVKGDFGVSLLYRRPVMEVIGEKIGNSLGLLAAAWLLSGITGFFLGILAGKKKGGKADKIITAYSLVIASAPAFWLAMVLLMVFAVKLRWFPIGFSIPVGVSQEEVGLADKVIHGFLPAAALSLTGISNIAMQTREKMAAVMESDYALFAMARGDSQWSIVRRHGLRNVILPAMTLQFASVSEIIGGSVLVEQVFSYPGLGQAAVTAGLGSDVPLLLGITVVSSVIVFLGNLTANVLYQTVDPRLRRRKR; from the coding sequence ATGAAACAACTTTTTAATAAAGAAACAGGGATTTTTGTAGGGAAACAATTACTGCGCATGACTGTGCTTTTAGTGCTGGTAAGCGGGGCGGCCTTTTTCCTTTTGGCTGTGTCTCCCATAGATCCGTTAAAAACAAATGTAGGCCAGACGGCCCTGGGCTCTATGAGCCAGGAGCAGATTCACAGGCTGGAAGAGTACTGGGGAGTTAATACTCCTGCCATAAAGCGTTTTTTCTCCTGGCTTTTGGGAGCAGTGAAAGGAGATTTTGGCGTTTCTCTTTTATACCGCCGGCCTGTAATGGAAGTAATCGGGGAGAAAATAGGCAATTCCCTGGGACTTTTAGCCGCAGCCTGGCTGCTGTCAGGGATTACAGGATTTTTTCTGGGAATCTTGGCCGGAAAGAAAAAAGGGGGAAAGGCAGATAAAATTATTACAGCCTACTCCCTGGTTATAGCCAGCGCTCCCGCCTTTTGGCTGGCCATGGTGCTTTTAATGGTATTTGCAGTAAAGCTGCGGTGGTTTCCCATTGGCTTCAGCATTCCTGTAGGGGTAAGTCAGGAGGAGGTTGGATTGGCAGACAAGGTAATTCATGGATTTTTACCTGCGGCCGCTTTAAGTCTTACAGGGATTTCCAATATTGCTATGCAGACAAGGGAGAAAATGGCCGCTGTTATGGAAAGCGACTATGCTTTGTTCGCCATGGCAAGAGGGGACTCCCAGTGGTCTATAGTAAGGCGGCATGGACTTAGAAATGTAATACTGCCTGCCATGACTCTTCAATTTGCCTCTGTCAGTGAAATTATTGGAGGTTCTGTTTTAGTAGAACAGGTTTTCTCCTATCCTGGATTAGGCCAGGCAGCAGTTACGGCAGGGCTGGGCAGCGACGTTCCTCTTTTATTGGGAATTACAGTTGTCAGCTCTGTGATTGTATTTTTAGGAAATCTGACGGCCAACGTGCTGTATCAGACAGTAGATCCAAGGCTTAGGAGGAGAAAAAGGTAA